A genomic stretch from Sulfobacillus thermosulfidooxidans includes:
- the lysS gene encoding lysine--tRNA ligase — protein MAEDSFDPRAVRISKLEALKARGVNPYEPTRFDATAFSQEIKEHYEQWEGQRVRVAGRIMAIRTHGRAMFLDLVDQQGKIQCHLREDIVGENAFALTEFMDLGDIVGVEGTVFKTRRGEVTIEVRQYQFLSKSLLDLPDKRHGLTNVDLRYRQRYVDLLVNPEVREVFNIRSKTITYIRQFLAERDFVEVETPVLLPIAGGTEARPFVTHHNALDMTLYLRIALELHLKRLIVGGFDRVYEIGRVFRNEGISTKHNPEFTMLELYQAYTDYQGIMELVESLLSYLVTRIKGQAVIEYQGQQLDFTPPFARVDMVERLYEKTGVRWESIVSTEDAHQFAKKLGIAVDPRFDRSQVMDKIVGQVVEPDLIQPTFLWHHPVDISPLAKRDPKNPLLTERFELFVAGRELANAFSELNDPLDQRERFMRQQEQRRQGNDEVPPLDEDFLNALEHGMPPTGGLGIGIDRLVMLLTDSPSIRDVILFPTMRPLTPGSMPEP, from the coding sequence TTGGCAGAAGATAGTTTTGATCCCCGCGCCGTTCGAATTAGCAAACTAGAAGCGCTTAAGGCGCGGGGAGTGAATCCCTATGAGCCGACTCGCTTTGATGCCACAGCCTTCAGCCAAGAGATCAAAGAACATTATGAACAGTGGGAAGGTCAACGCGTACGGGTAGCAGGACGGATCATGGCAATCCGTACCCACGGTCGAGCAATGTTCTTAGATTTGGTTGATCAACAAGGCAAAATACAATGTCATTTGCGAGAAGATATTGTTGGGGAAAACGCATTTGCGTTAACGGAATTTATGGATCTTGGCGACATCGTCGGGGTGGAAGGAACGGTCTTTAAGACCCGCCGGGGCGAGGTGACCATTGAAGTTCGTCAATATCAATTTTTAAGTAAAAGTTTGCTCGATCTTCCGGACAAACGCCATGGTTTGACCAATGTTGACTTGAGATACCGTCAGCGTTATGTGGATTTACTGGTGAATCCTGAAGTGCGCGAAGTCTTCAACATTCGCAGCAAAACGATCACCTATATTCGCCAATTTTTGGCGGAGCGGGATTTTGTCGAAGTGGAGACCCCCGTCTTATTGCCCATAGCAGGCGGTACCGAAGCTCGCCCTTTTGTGACCCATCACAATGCCTTGGATATGACGTTATATTTGCGCATTGCCTTGGAACTTCATCTCAAACGGCTCATTGTCGGCGGATTTGACCGGGTCTATGAAATCGGCCGGGTGTTTCGCAATGAAGGCATTTCAACGAAACACAATCCAGAGTTTACCATGCTGGAATTGTATCAAGCCTATACCGATTATCAAGGCATTATGGAATTGGTTGAATCGCTTTTGTCCTATTTAGTTACAAGAATTAAGGGACAAGCCGTCATCGAATATCAAGGACAACAGCTTGATTTTACGCCGCCGTTTGCTCGTGTCGACATGGTTGAGCGTCTGTACGAAAAAACTGGTGTGCGTTGGGAGAGTATTGTCAGTACGGAAGATGCTCACCAATTTGCGAAAAAGCTAGGGATTGCTGTTGATCCCCGCTTTGATCGTTCTCAGGTTATGGACAAGATTGTTGGACAAGTTGTCGAGCCCGATTTGATCCAACCAACATTTTTATGGCACCATCCCGTCGATATTTCGCCATTAGCGAAACGGGATCCAAAAAATCCATTGCTGACGGAGCGTTTTGAACTATTTGTGGCAGGTCGTGAACTCGCCAATGCTTTTTCAGAGTTGAATGATCCCTTAGATCAGCGTGAACGGTTTATGCGGCAACAAGAACAACGACGGCAAGGGAATGATGAAGTCCCTCCCTTAGACGAAGATTTCCTGAATGCTTTGGAACATGGGATGCCGCCTACGGGGGGATTGGGAATCGGAATTGATCGGCTGGTGATGTTATTAACAGACAGTCCATCCATTCGTGATGTCATTCTTTTTCCCACCATGCGTCCATTAACGCCGGGCTCTATGCCAGAACCTTAG
- the greA gene encoding transcription elongation factor GreA, with translation MSDKELLVSEEGLKKLESELEYLKTVRRHEISERIKTAREFGDISENSEYEDAKNEQAFVEGRIQTIEKMLRQAKVVNSDNADPTAVHIGSVVTVKDLEEDFEEEYTVVGAAEADPNKNHISNESPVGKALMGAKVGQIVEVSAPVGKIRMQVMKIS, from the coding sequence TTGAGCGATAAAGAGTTGCTAGTATCTGAAGAAGGACTGAAAAAATTAGAAAGCGAGCTGGAGTATCTCAAAACGGTACGGCGCCATGAAATTTCGGAGCGTATCAAGACGGCTCGCGAATTTGGCGATATCTCGGAGAATTCCGAGTATGAGGACGCCAAAAATGAGCAGGCTTTTGTAGAAGGACGAATTCAAACCATTGAGAAAATGCTTCGCCAAGCCAAAGTGGTCAATAGCGATAATGCGGATCCAACGGCGGTACACATTGGGTCTGTGGTGACGGTCAAAGATTTGGAAGAAGATTTTGAAGAGGAGTATACAGTTGTAGGGGCAGCAGAAGCTGATCCGAATAAAAACCACATTTCCAATGAATCCCCCGTGGGGAAAGCCTTGATGGGCGCCAAGGTCGGACAGATTGTTGAAGTGAGTGCACCTGTTGGAAAAATTCGTATGCAGGTTATGAAGATATCGTAA
- a CDS encoding SCP2 sterol-binding domain-containing protein has product MSMLTTFEDFARACNENERLRQMNRDWSRTIVIETTDSQQLYWLRSQKGVIEAGEGDIPDADMHIEGTEDIIQAVFSGQMSPTEPYNAGDLLVKGHQDDLMRLDIITLLIWGE; this is encoded by the coding sequence ATGAGTATGCTAACGACTTTCGAAGACTTTGCGCGTGCATGTAACGAAAATGAACGGTTAAGGCAAATGAACCGAGACTGGAGCCGGACGATTGTTATTGAGACGACGGATAGTCAACAGTTGTATTGGCTTAGAAGTCAAAAGGGTGTCATTGAAGCTGGGGAAGGTGATATTCCCGATGCCGACATGCATATCGAAGGGACCGAGGACATTATTCAGGCCGTATTTTCGGGCCAGATGAGTCCGACCGAACCGTATAATGCCGGAGATTTATTAGTTAAGGGCCATCAAGATGACCTGATGCGTCTTGATATTATTACGTTATTAATTTGGGGGGAGTAA
- a CDS encoding dihydrolipoyl dehydrogenase family protein — translation MTQRFDLFVIGTGSAGTTVAEQCRQAGWTVGIADELPFGGTCAQRGCDPKKVLVGAAEVAEISRRFFTKHMLDAAGQINWAQLIDFKRTFTDPVPQHIETWLHSIGITSYQGSVRFTGEQSLVIGKTEVEAEHILIATGSIPAPLNMPISGKIHTSDEFLNWDVLPKRLIFIGGGYISLEFAHIARSAGSQVTILHRGPQILPGFDPQMVEQLQRHSLAKGIDIHLNTEVTSIEGVSGQQIVHTLDTFHNVQSSFTADRVVHGAGRIPHLSHLHLERAHVPVTLRGVAVNTELQSVGNAHVYAAGDAADTPGLPLTPVAVMEGNFLAAHLLGNHVAPLDYFAIPTIVYTNPALARVGMLEEEARAKGYALQVLTADTTSWFSSKRILSPLSAFKVLIDSDTDKIIGAHVLGPHAEELINIFALAMRSGITRTELRHMPFAYPTGASDIPYMV, via the coding sequence GTGACACAACGATTTGATTTGTTCGTTATCGGAACGGGGTCTGCGGGGACAACGGTCGCGGAACAGTGTCGCCAGGCAGGTTGGACCGTCGGCATCGCCGATGAACTGCCTTTTGGCGGAACCTGTGCTCAGCGAGGATGCGATCCTAAAAAGGTTCTCGTGGGTGCAGCTGAGGTCGCAGAGATTTCGCGCAGATTTTTCACTAAGCATATGCTGGATGCAGCCGGGCAAATAAATTGGGCACAACTGATAGATTTTAAACGAACATTTACTGATCCAGTTCCCCAGCACATTGAAACTTGGTTACACTCTATTGGCATTACCTCATATCAAGGCTCGGTGCGGTTTACAGGAGAACAATCACTGGTGATTGGTAAAACTGAAGTGGAAGCCGAACATATTCTGATTGCAACAGGATCTATACCTGCCCCGCTAAATATGCCGATTTCAGGAAAAATCCATACCAGTGATGAGTTCTTAAATTGGGACGTTCTGCCTAAACGTTTAATTTTCATTGGTGGCGGTTATATTTCCCTAGAATTTGCCCATATTGCCCGCAGTGCGGGATCACAGGTGACCATTTTACACCGCGGACCGCAAATCTTGCCGGGATTTGATCCCCAAATGGTGGAACAATTACAGCGGCATTCGCTGGCTAAAGGCATCGACATTCACTTGAACACAGAAGTCACATCCATCGAAGGGGTGTCCGGACAACAAATTGTACACACACTCGATACATTTCACAATGTCCAATCATCATTTACCGCCGACCGCGTCGTACATGGGGCGGGACGGATACCCCATTTATCGCACCTCCATCTAGAACGTGCTCATGTTCCCGTGACCTTACGCGGTGTAGCTGTGAATACGGAATTGCAAAGTGTTGGCAATGCACATGTTTATGCTGCTGGAGATGCTGCAGACACCCCAGGTCTGCCACTGACTCCCGTCGCCGTGATGGAGGGCAACTTTTTGGCTGCCCACCTCTTAGGTAACCATGTGGCACCGTTAGATTACTTTGCAATTCCCACGATTGTTTACACCAATCCTGCACTGGCGCGGGTCGGAATGCTCGAAGAAGAGGCCCGGGCCAAAGGATATGCATTGCAGGTGCTGACGGCCGATACCACCTCTTGGTTCTCGTCTAAGCGGATTCTCAGTCCCCTCTCGGCCTTTAAAGTGCTCATTGATAGCGATACCGACAAAATTATCGGTGCCCATGTATTAGGCCCCCATGCAGAAGAACTCATTAATATTTTCGCACTGGCGATGAGAAGCGGCATCACCCGGACTGAACTTCGCCACATGCCCTTCGCGTATCCCACAGGAGCATCCGATATTCCCTATATGGTGTAA
- a CDS encoding NAD(P)H-hydrate epimerase — MDEGTRFYTWAVTQWVPAITSTEMKYVDDALFEMGYDLRQLMENAGAAMASVAAHYMAENLAGKKIVVLCGHGHNGGGGMVAARRLHIYGADIAVLVPDGTLKPVTLHQWRLLENMGVPVSHISCVDEQSRQAITGADLVIDALVGYGLKGPLTGVVAEMVNAVGTVNHPVISLDVPSGLSSDGEILNGVIIKASATLTLALPKKGLVMPWAQEYVGALYLSDIGVPGDLYRDMGLPPMAPIFKGTPYIPLTDIKTGESSIDGPKSQTVEQRDSKT, encoded by the coding sequence ATGGATGAAGGCACGCGATTTTACACATGGGCCGTGACGCAGTGGGTTCCTGCGATTACGAGCACTGAAATGAAATATGTTGATGATGCGCTCTTTGAAATGGGGTATGATTTGCGACAATTAATGGAAAATGCGGGGGCTGCTATGGCATCTGTGGCAGCTCATTACATGGCGGAAAATCTCGCAGGAAAAAAGATTGTCGTTCTGTGTGGCCATGGACACAATGGTGGAGGAGGGATGGTTGCGGCCCGGCGTCTTCATATTTATGGTGCGGATATCGCAGTCCTTGTACCGGACGGGACCTTAAAACCTGTAACATTGCACCAATGGCGACTGCTTGAGAATATGGGGGTGCCTGTGAGTCACATTTCGTGTGTCGATGAGCAAAGTCGGCAAGCAATTACCGGAGCGGATTTGGTGATTGACGCGTTAGTCGGATATGGTCTTAAGGGACCACTGACCGGCGTTGTGGCGGAGATGGTCAATGCAGTGGGAACAGTTAATCACCCCGTCATATCCTTGGACGTCCCATCGGGCTTATCGAGCGATGGAGAAATTCTCAACGGGGTCATCATTAAAGCGAGTGCCACCTTGACTTTGGCCCTACCGAAAAAAGGATTAGTTATGCCGTGGGCTCAAGAATATGTGGGTGCTCTGTATTTGTCGGATATTGGCGTGCCCGGGGATTTGTATCGGGATATGGGATTGCCGCCCATGGCACCAATTTTTAAGGGGACACCCTACATACCTTTGACCGACATCAAAACGGGAGAATCTTCCATTGATGGCCCAAAGAGTCAGACGGTAGAACAGAGAGACAGCAAGACATAA
- a CDS encoding type III pantothenate kinase produces the protein MDSPRRFVDYLLAIDIGNTHIKVGLYHHGQWQEEWRLSTDPKRTADEYRIPLKSFLQDVLVEQVDQVVMASVVPLLTPVFHRVARSLSDAPPLDVTPPGYGLKVQYTPPDSLGADRFVNALGAWRKYRMNLVVVDVGTTATVDAVSHDGVFLGGTIAPGPHFLAQALAQGTARLPLIPPAIPDKLLGQNTQEAIAIGVGHGFIGMVNELIIRTWQVLGEKAPVILTGGWANRIMSHLPCEAKYEPMLTLDGLRYAAEYHFQRS, from the coding sequence GTGGATTCGCCTAGACGATTTGTGGACTATTTATTAGCCATTGACATCGGCAATACCCACATCAAAGTGGGATTATATCATCATGGTCAATGGCAGGAAGAGTGGCGTTTATCAACAGATCCCAAACGCACAGCCGATGAATATCGCATTCCTTTAAAGAGTTTCTTGCAAGATGTTTTGGTGGAACAAGTCGATCAAGTGGTGATGGCTTCGGTCGTGCCGTTATTAACGCCTGTGTTCCACCGGGTTGCTCGCAGTTTATCAGACGCTCCACCCTTAGATGTGACTCCTCCAGGTTATGGATTAAAAGTTCAGTATACACCACCCGATTCTCTAGGGGCAGACCGCTTTGTCAACGCATTAGGCGCCTGGCGCAAATATCGCATGAATTTGGTAGTCGTTGATGTCGGCACGACCGCAACAGTGGATGCGGTCTCCCATGATGGGGTCTTTCTCGGGGGAACTATAGCACCGGGACCTCATTTTTTAGCTCAGGCATTAGCCCAAGGCACTGCTCGCTTACCGCTAATTCCCCCAGCGATTCCCGACAAACTGTTGGGCCAAAATACCCAGGAAGCCATTGCCATTGGAGTCGGGCATGGATTTATTGGGATGGTTAATGAATTGATTATCCGCACATGGCAGGTATTAGGTGAGAAAGCTCCCGTTATTTTGACCGGAGGATGGGCCAACCGGATTATGAGCCATTTGCCCTGCGAAGCAAAGTATGAACCGATGCTGACTTTAGATGGCTTGCGTTATGCGGCGGAGTATCATTTTCAGCGCAGCTAG
- a CDS encoding AAA family ATPase: MTPANLLDTLEEVVIGKRQQALWLLVALVAGGHVLIEDVPGVAKTRLVKALAQLLRLSFSRIQATPDLLPSDITGAMVYEPSIQSLQFRPGPIFHQMVLVDEINRATPRSQSALLESMEESQVSVDGTTYPLPEPFMLVATANPVEMAGTFPLPEAQKDRFLLSFAMGYPTLEEEQQMAYQLSHADPLNNLVPDISADDVLAWRQEADSVQVSRPINDYIVGLVRATRSHPQILLGASPRAVVQWIRALKAYAWIKGQTFCTPDDVQALMPVILGHRLIIQGGPRQNVFDERQRVMREILKEIQDSVVVPVESLS; this comes from the coding sequence ATGACCCCGGCGAATTTATTGGACACGTTGGAAGAGGTCGTCATTGGCAAGCGCCAACAAGCGTTGTGGCTACTCGTTGCGCTTGTCGCTGGAGGTCACGTTCTTATCGAAGATGTTCCGGGTGTTGCGAAAACCCGCTTGGTGAAAGCGTTGGCCCAATTGCTTCGGTTGTCGTTTTCCCGCATTCAGGCGACCCCTGATTTGTTACCTTCGGATATTACGGGGGCTATGGTATACGAACCCTCTATCCAAAGCTTACAGTTTAGGCCAGGGCCCATCTTTCATCAGATGGTTCTCGTCGATGAAATTAATCGGGCTACGCCACGCTCACAATCTGCGCTACTTGAAAGCATGGAAGAATCGCAAGTGAGTGTAGACGGGACGACCTATCCATTGCCCGAGCCCTTTATGCTCGTGGCGACAGCCAATCCGGTGGAAATGGCGGGCACGTTTCCTTTGCCTGAGGCGCAAAAAGACCGGTTTTTACTCTCATTTGCCATGGGTTATCCAACCTTGGAAGAAGAACAGCAAATGGCTTACCAATTATCACACGCTGATCCGCTCAATAATCTTGTTCCGGACATCTCTGCGGATGATGTTCTGGCTTGGCGCCAAGAGGCTGATTCCGTGCAGGTGAGCCGTCCCATTAATGATTACATTGTGGGATTAGTTCGGGCAACAAGAAGCCATCCTCAAATATTGCTTGGAGCATCGCCTCGCGCTGTGGTGCAATGGATTCGGGCCTTGAAGGCTTATGCCTGGATAAAGGGACAAACCTTTTGTACGCCGGATGACGTGCAAGCCTTAATGCCGGTCATATTAGGGCACCGTCTGATTATCCAAGGAGGACCTAGACAAAATGTGTTCGATGAGCGGCAACGCGTAATGCGTGAGATTTTAAAGGAAATTCAAGACAGTGTAGTTGTACCGGTTGAAAGCCTGTCATGA
- a CDS encoding DUF58 domain-containing protein has product MIWTTWSSRGIQIIAVILFLAGVLTQEFLIVTTAIFILIALFLANYMALQAFRHLHISSDRQHITVESGETFHWSAVIANPLNIAAGRIQLRQDIPTGFSQSAPELKAEFVLGPHQQARVDMVLVSENRGRWIFPPMDFYQTDLLGWTDIATQKTSPVMVTVWPKRITLPADFWRSARAMGDIKGQRWDEPDPSLYVGIRRYQPGDPLKWVHPYASMRMREIMIKEIDHTRSFHVEVICHPLSHLQSWYGIDREAVEDCFVLAASAVESALNQDFACGLTISCPLPGYGHGVSLPPVIGQSVIAEYLTNLAWAIPSGSLSSNLEMLMNQIILRNDLPGLIVVVSPLWDPVLSPYLRLLAEKGYVIGWLTTSSEAHCDYDVDIRWQWKKGREIYAQHMARVI; this is encoded by the coding sequence ATGATTTGGACAACGTGGTCGTCTCGAGGAATTCAGATTATCGCCGTCATACTTTTTCTCGCTGGAGTGCTCACACAGGAGTTTCTGATTGTCACCACCGCCATATTTATCTTGATTGCTTTGTTTTTAGCCAACTATATGGCTCTCCAAGCGTTTAGACATTTGCATATATCTAGTGACAGACAGCACATTACTGTGGAAAGTGGCGAGACCTTCCATTGGTCTGCAGTCATTGCCAATCCTTTGAATATTGCTGCCGGGCGCATTCAGTTACGGCAAGATATTCCCACTGGGTTTAGTCAATCTGCCCCCGAATTGAAAGCTGAATTCGTCTTAGGACCTCATCAGCAGGCCCGTGTGGACATGGTGCTCGTGTCTGAAAATCGGGGCCGTTGGATTTTTCCACCGATGGATTTTTATCAAACGGATTTACTAGGATGGACGGATATTGCTACACAAAAGACGTCACCGGTGATGGTAACGGTGTGGCCTAAACGGATTACCTTGCCAGCGGACTTTTGGCGATCGGCCCGTGCCATGGGCGATATTAAAGGGCAACGCTGGGATGAACCTGATCCATCTTTATATGTAGGAATTCGCCGATACCAGCCTGGGGATCCGCTGAAATGGGTTCACCCATACGCGTCAATGCGGATGCGAGAAATTATGATTAAAGAAATTGACCATACACGTTCATTTCACGTGGAAGTTATCTGTCACCCGTTAAGTCATTTACAGTCGTGGTATGGGATTGACCGGGAGGCCGTGGAAGATTGTTTTGTTTTGGCGGCAAGCGCGGTGGAATCGGCTTTGAATCAGGACTTTGCTTGTGGTTTAACGATTTCGTGTCCATTACCGGGTTATGGGCATGGAGTATCTCTTCCACCCGTAATCGGCCAGAGTGTCATAGCGGAATACCTGACAAATTTGGCATGGGCGATACCCTCAGGATCGTTGTCGTCGAATTTGGAAATGTTAATGAACCAAATTATCTTGCGCAATGATCTGCCCGGATTGATTGTTGTCGTATCTCCGTTATGGGATCCCGTGTTGTCACCCTATTTACGACTTTTGGCGGAAAAGGGCTATGTCATTGGATGGCTGACAACCAGCTCCGAGGCTCATTGTGATTACGATGTGGATATCCGGTGGCAATGGAAAAAAGGACGGGAGATTTATGCTCAACATATGGCCCGCGTTATTTGA
- the dusB gene encoding tRNA dihydrouridine synthase DusB, which yields MQIGTMTIDPPVLLAPMAGVSNRSYRAIARKQGATLCITEMVNANALLHKSAKSFWLMEMDPGESPVGIQIAGSDPELMAEAARQAEQQGCDLIDINMGCPAPKVVKNGDGSALLNDAPNAVAVVREVVSAVHIPVTVKMRAGWDHNTITAPSLAEEFERVGAKAIAIHARTRDDLYVRPANWDFIRQVKERVSIPVIGNGDIRTPEDAVRMMELTGADGVMIGRASFGDPWIFKRITEYVRTGHHLEPPSAEERAEMALYHVRRMVEIKGESVGIREMRKQLTWYLHGTPGSSAYRNRCYALNTLEDAENLINEWLDHARNEDLSWI from the coding sequence GTGCAAATCGGAACAATGACCATTGATCCTCCGGTGCTGCTTGCTCCGATGGCGGGAGTATCAAACCGTTCTTACCGGGCCATTGCACGCAAGCAGGGGGCGACATTGTGTATCACTGAAATGGTCAATGCCAATGCCCTACTGCATAAAAGTGCTAAAAGTTTTTGGCTCATGGAAATGGATCCCGGAGAAAGCCCTGTGGGCATTCAAATCGCAGGATCCGATCCTGAATTAATGGCGGAAGCTGCACGTCAAGCTGAACAGCAGGGTTGTGATTTGATCGATATTAATATGGGTTGCCCCGCACCAAAGGTTGTCAAAAATGGTGACGGGTCTGCGTTGTTAAATGATGCCCCGAACGCTGTGGCTGTTGTTCGTGAGGTCGTATCCGCGGTTCATATTCCCGTTACCGTAAAAATGCGTGCGGGATGGGACCATAACACAATCACGGCCCCGTCATTAGCCGAGGAATTTGAACGCGTCGGCGCTAAAGCGATAGCAATTCATGCCCGGACCCGGGACGATTTGTATGTGCGCCCGGCTAACTGGGATTTTATTCGGCAAGTGAAAGAACGAGTCAGTATACCTGTCATTGGCAATGGTGATATTCGAACACCGGAAGATGCCGTGCGGATGATGGAGCTTACGGGAGCCGATGGAGTCATGATCGGACGAGCCTCGTTTGGAGATCCGTGGATTTTCAAGCGCATTACCGAATATGTGCGTACGGGTCATCATTTAGAACCTCCCAGTGCGGAAGAACGCGCTGAAATGGCGTTGTACCATGTGCGTCGGATGGTGGAGATTAAAGGGGAAAGTGTGGGAATTCGGGAGATGCGTAAACAATTAACTTGGTATCTCCATGGCACGCCCGGGTCGAGTGCCTACCGCAACCGGTGTTATGCGCTCAATACGTTGGAAGACGCTGAAAACCTCATAAACGAGTGGTTGGATCACGCCAGAAATGAGGATCTTTCGTGGATTTGA
- a CDS encoding molybdopterin molybdotransferase MoeA: MLMTVEEAQQRILSHLPPVMPTERVPLLQALGRVLAEEIRSDEDIPGFTNSSMDGYAILSQDVQNAHANNPIALTVKGTIAAGHPSYQPVNHGEAYKIMTGAPLPPGADAVIQVEWTKKLSDNQIFALAPVRSGQNVRPQGQDIRRGDIVLHAGQPIKPPIIGILATLGIATVRVYQRPTVAIVSTGDELIEPGSPLGPGQIRNSNSYALAAAVLAAGGEPLVLSPAKDTKESIRAKFLEAAAQDIILSSGGVSVGDFDWVKDVLSEEGSLDLWRVNMKPGKPVTFGHLHGHPFFGLPGNPVSALVTFELFVRPVIREMMNVHQWQRTVLSLPLYESFTEIHDRRHYVRSRLVQKGDQVYVWPYSKQDSAVQTSWIGVEALMIVAENSGPYQAGDKLPVMLIPADA; this comes from the coding sequence ATGCTAATGACGGTTGAAGAAGCCCAACAACGGATATTGTCGCATCTCCCTCCTGTAATGCCCACAGAACGTGTGCCATTGCTTCAGGCATTAGGACGAGTATTAGCCGAAGAAATTCGGAGCGACGAAGATATCCCAGGCTTCACCAACAGTTCGATGGATGGATATGCGATTTTGTCACAGGATGTCCAAAATGCGCACGCTAATAATCCCATCGCCCTCACAGTCAAAGGAACGATCGCAGCCGGTCATCCATCCTATCAGCCCGTGAACCACGGCGAGGCCTATAAAATCATGACGGGAGCCCCATTACCTCCGGGTGCGGATGCCGTTATCCAAGTGGAATGGACCAAGAAGTTGTCGGATAATCAGATATTCGCTTTAGCACCTGTGCGTTCCGGTCAAAATGTCCGACCTCAAGGACAAGATATTCGCCGAGGCGACATCGTCCTTCATGCTGGTCAGCCGATAAAACCTCCCATTATTGGTATTCTGGCGACCTTAGGGATCGCCACGGTCCGCGTTTATCAACGACCCACGGTCGCGATCGTTTCTACTGGCGATGAGTTAATCGAACCAGGTTCTCCTCTAGGGCCCGGGCAAATCCGCAATTCGAACAGTTATGCGCTGGCCGCCGCCGTTCTCGCGGCCGGAGGAGAACCTTTGGTGCTCTCCCCAGCCAAAGATACCAAAGAGTCTATCCGAGCGAAGTTTCTCGAAGCAGCCGCACAAGATATCATTCTGAGTTCGGGAGGTGTCTCTGTAGGTGATTTTGATTGGGTTAAGGATGTCTTATCGGAAGAAGGCTCCTTAGATTTGTGGCGCGTAAATATGAAACCGGGGAAACCCGTCACGTTTGGTCATCTTCATGGTCATCCCTTTTTCGGATTGCCGGGCAATCCAGTGTCAGCACTCGTCACATTTGAGCTTTTCGTGCGTCCGGTCATCCGCGAAATGATGAACGTGCATCAGTGGCAGCGCACGGTTCTATCCCTCCCGTTGTATGAGTCCTTTACGGAGATTCACGATCGTCGTCATTATGTTCGGAGCCGCCTGGTGCAAAAGGGAGACCAAGTTTACGTATGGCCTTACAGCAAACAAGATTCTGCAGTACAAACTTCTTGGATTGGCGTTGAAGCACTCATGATCGTCGCTGAAAATTCAGGGCCATACCAAGCTGGTGACAAACTCCCGGTGATGTTAATTCCTGCTGATGCATAG
- a CDS encoding helix-turn-helix domain-containing protein: protein MDLIRVGDKVISLSRIANVTEQILLARSQGMSQQDVAKKFAVDRSFVSRLETLGELRKGRSIAVIGFPIANPDEVRALCQELGVELCWVMTNQERWEYAQSRNGIELVNEIMDLANRFRQFDVVILLASNARVRLMAALLDSRTVIPLVLGETPLSTDVVVDIAALKRTILTVIDSPENKK from the coding sequence GTGGATTTGATCCGTGTGGGCGATAAAGTGATTAGCTTATCACGAATAGCCAATGTTACGGAGCAAATTCTTTTGGCCAGGTCCCAAGGCATGTCGCAACAGGATGTGGCCAAAAAATTTGCTGTTGACCGTTCCTTTGTCTCCCGCCTTGAAACATTGGGGGAATTACGCAAGGGACGGTCTATTGCGGTTATTGGTTTTCCCATTGCGAACCCCGACGAAGTTCGGGCATTATGCCAGGAATTAGGGGTAGAATTATGTTGGGTCATGACTAATCAAGAACGCTGGGAATATGCGCAAAGTCGTAATGGGATCGAACTTGTAAATGAAATTATGGATTTAGCCAATAGATTTCGTCAATTTGACGTGGTGATTTTATTGGCGTCCAATGCCCGGGTTCGGTTGATGGCTGCCCTATTGGATAGTCGCACTGTGATTCCCTTGGTCTTAGGAGAAACCCCTCTCAGTACCGATGTGGTTGTGGATATTGCTGCACTCAAACGAACGATTCTGACAGTGATCGATTCGCCGGAGAATAAAAAATGA